From the Arthrobacter sp. PM3 genome, one window contains:
- a CDS encoding iron-siderophore ABC transporter substrate-binding protein gives MASAVIPRPVRTHAARAAALLAAVALALTACSTGPAGPTAADATAQPANAAFPVTIKHAFGETTIQQQPQRVATVSWVNDDVALALDVVPVGVPKNEWGGNEQGSTPWKDAALGSLGAGFGSAKAPAQYSEADGINFTEIAKLNPDVILGAYSGLTEEDYKKLSEIAPVVAQPGVAYGTSWQDSTTVIGKALGKEAEAAKLIADTEATIRDKVSRYPQIAGKSFIYGNLEPAKGDGVNVYTANDNRPRFLSEIGMTLASVVEENSRGSKEFFIPWSAEKANELQSDIFVTWVPDAATAGSIKADPLLGQIPAIKSGALVADSDNTLTLSISASSPLSLPWSLDAFLPRLAAAADTAAAAK, from the coding sequence GTGGCTTCCGCCGTCATCCCCCGACCCGTTCGCACCCACGCAGCGAGGGCCGCCGCCCTCCTGGCCGCCGTCGCGCTCGCCCTGACCGCCTGCTCCACCGGTCCGGCGGGCCCGACGGCGGCGGACGCCACCGCCCAGCCGGCCAATGCCGCCTTCCCGGTAACTATCAAGCACGCGTTCGGCGAGACGACCATCCAGCAGCAGCCGCAGCGGGTCGCCACCGTCTCGTGGGTCAACGACGACGTCGCACTGGCCCTGGACGTGGTGCCGGTCGGTGTTCCGAAGAACGAATGGGGCGGCAATGAGCAGGGGTCCACGCCATGGAAGGACGCCGCGCTCGGCAGCCTCGGCGCCGGCTTCGGCTCGGCGAAGGCCCCGGCCCAGTACTCCGAGGCAGACGGCATCAACTTCACCGAAATCGCCAAGCTCAACCCGGACGTCATCCTCGGCGCCTACTCCGGCCTCACAGAGGAGGACTACAAGAAACTCAGCGAAATCGCGCCGGTCGTGGCCCAGCCGGGCGTCGCGTACGGCACCTCCTGGCAGGACTCCACCACCGTCATCGGCAAGGCCCTGGGCAAAGAAGCCGAGGCCGCCAAGCTCATCGCCGACACCGAGGCCACCATCAGGGACAAGGTCTCCCGGTACCCGCAGATCGCCGGAAAATCCTTCATCTACGGCAACCTGGAACCGGCCAAGGGCGACGGCGTCAACGTCTACACGGCCAACGACAACCGTCCGCGCTTCCTCAGCGAAATCGGCATGACGCTCGCCTCCGTGGTGGAGGAGAACTCCAGGGGCTCCAAGGAGTTCTTCATCCCGTGGTCCGCCGAGAAGGCCAATGAACTCCAGTCGGACATCTTCGTGACCTGGGTGCCGGATGCGGCCACTGCCGGCTCCATCAAGGCGGATCCGCTGCTGGGCCAGATCCCGGCCATCAAGAGCGGCGCCCTGGTTGCCGACTCGGACAACACGCTCACGTTGTCCATCTCCGCCTCGTCGCCGCTGAGCCTGCCGTGGTCCCTGGACGCGTTCCTGCCGCGGTTGGCCGCGGCCGCGGACACGGCTGCCGCGGCGAAGTAG